Proteins from a single region of Argiope bruennichi chromosome 6, qqArgBrue1.1, whole genome shotgun sequence:
- the LOC129971244 gene encoding uncharacterized protein LOC129971244, with protein sequence MLKEKRKEIVSSMVSLQKTDNSFIYKFSNYHKTVKIVAWILRFINNSRISRDDRKYGIFDSEEISVAEHAVIRIIQKESFVNEEDEKLKTLRAFKDGNDIIRLKTKILYRPDSEDFKTPAILPSKNELVKRIVIYYHVNNVHAGTQMLLNILRERFWILHGRKTVRSILSKCVVCKRHSAKKLDILTAYLPEDRIREAAVFEICGIDLAGPLFLRDNKKSWACLFTCAIYRAIHIELVTSLSTQSFLLALRRFIARRGRCSIIYCDNDSNFVGASNLLSKLDWSLIVIDTALHPIKWKFNPPTASWWSGDRLIGIRSD encoded by the coding sequence ATGTTGAAGGAAAAGAGAAAGGAAATAGTATCATCTATGGTGAGCCTTCAAAAAACTgacaattcctttatttacaagTTTTCGAACTATCACAAGACTGTAAAAATCGTTGCCTGGATACTTCGATTTATTAATAACAGTCGTATTTCTAGGGATGATCGAAAATATGGAATCTTTGATTCCGAGGAAATTTCTGTAGCTGAACATGCAGTTATCAGAATAATACAGAAGGAAAGCTTCGTTAATGAAGAGGATGAAAAGTTGAAAACTCTGAGAGCTTTCAAAGATGGAAACGACATCATCCGGttgaaaacaaagattttatatcGACCAGATAGCGAGGACTTTAAGACGCCTGCAATTTTACCATCAAAAAATGAGCTTGTAAAGCGTATAGTGATATACTATCACGTAAACAACGTTCATGCCGGAACTCAAATGTTGCTTAACATTTTGAGAGAGCGATTTTGGATTCTACATGGTAGAAAGACAGTGAGATCCATCTTATCAAAATGTGTTGTCTGTAAGAGACATTCTGCAAAGAAGCTTGATATTCTTACTGCATATCTTCCGGAGGACCGAATCCGAGAAGCTGCTGTGTTTGAAATCTGTGGCATTGACCTGGCTGGGCCACTATTTCTCAGAGATAATAAGAAGTCTTGGGCATGTCTCTTCACCTGCGCTATCTATAGGGCTATACACATCGAATTAGTGACTTCTTTATCTACGCAATCATTTTTACTGGCTTTGCGCAGATTCATAGCCCGTAGGGGACGATGCAGCATTATCTATTGTGACAATGACTCTAATTTTGTGGGTGCTTCTAATCTGCTGAGTAAGCTGGATTGGAGCCTTATTGTAATTGACACTGCTCTTCATCCTATTAAGTGGAAGTTTAACCCACCGACTGCCTCTTGGTGGAGTGGAGATCGACTGATCGGTATTCGGAGCGACTGA
- the LOC129971245 gene encoding uncharacterized protein LOC129971245 — protein sequence MILEEAQMGNSKYPAGVVEKLKNSFYVDNCLTSLQTETELHEFIQVAKDVMLERKFDLRGWEHNYSHSSTEEVSCVTNKIVPVLGLQWSLNSDKLSVNLKENCEDNGPVAKRKILSEVHKIFDPIGYTCPVTLYPKLLLQKLWQMKTNWDSELPTEIFKKFKRWRNQLSLLRKIAIPRRLIKDPDNAGSLSIHVFCDASKTAYATCIYLRSESKNLTSCQLVQWSNVAPLKAITIPRLELFACSIGTGLVQRVIKDLKLGNIPIFFWTDSSTALCWIKGSENWTPFVYNRIREIRLASKPENWHYVPGSINPADLPSRGCSVRQLSETECWHGPPWLY from the coding sequence ATGATTTTGGAGGAAGCACAAATGGGTAACTCAAAATATCCTGCTGGTGTTGTAGAGAAGCTGAAAAATAGTTTCTATGTGGACAATTGTCTAACTAGTTTACAAACTGAGACTGAGTTACATGAGTTCATTCAAGTGGCTAAAGATGTTATGCTAGAAAGGAAGTTCGACCTAAGAGGGTGGGAGCATAATTATTCCCACTCCTCAACAGAAGAGGTTTCCTGTGTGACAAATAAAATTGTCCCAGTATTAGGCCTGCAATGGTCTTTAAACTCGGATAAactttctgtaaatttaaaagaaaattgtgaagATAATGGACCTGTTGCTAAAAGGAAAATACTATCAGAAGTTCATAAAATTTTCGACCCTATTGGGTATACTTGTCCTGTTACCTTATACCCGAAATTGTTGTTACAAAAACTGTggcaaatgaaaacaaattggGATTCCGAATTGCCAAcagaaatctttaagaaattcaaaaggTGGAGAAATCAGTTGAGTTTACTTAGGAAAATTGCTATCCCTAGACGTTTAATAAAAGATCCTGATAATGCTGGCAGTTTAAGTATACACGTGTTTTGTGACGCAAGCAAAACAGCTTATGCTACCTGCATATATTTAAGGAGTGAAAGTAAGAACTTGACTTCATGTCAGTTGGTTCAGTGGAGTAATGTAGCTCCGCTGAAGGCTATTACAATTCCTAGGCTAGAGCTGTTCGCTTGCTCTATTGGTACCGGACTGGTGCAAAGagttattaaagatttaaaattaggaaatattccaattttcttttgGACTGACTCCAGTACCGCCTTGTGTTGGATAAAAGGTAGCGAAAACTGGACACCATTTGTATATAACAGGATACGAGAAATTAGATTGGCGAGTAAACCCGAAAATTGGCATTATGTACCTGGATCCATCAATCCGGCGGATCTACCATCCAGAGGTTGTTCCGTTCGACAGCTGTCGGAGACAGAGTGCTGGCATGGTCCTCCTTGGCTCTATTAA